Proteins encoded by one window of Lycium barbarum isolate Lr01 chromosome 11, ASM1917538v2, whole genome shotgun sequence:
- the LOC132617871 gene encoding uncharacterized protein LOC132617871, with the protein MTRGRGIKRSREGRGHMSNKGGGGNQQLPNTSQEDVSEPSTPMSQQIGSNNGIVSSNESNSQQIVHTSQDGSARKTTPAPQSIGSHQEIPTSIDVGRQQAPSSQNVGAEKATPGQTRSFGSSNPQERRATLGGIKSLKVNGDTLCPHEAVRDVSLAFKKSFTGPWHCWSKVPEYVRDKWFNDFEKSYSFPDEDKVFVRKTFDRVGSERLSDSLGKAKREFSRTKKIPKWIAEVHWDGLMRYWNSDDFKKISAINKKNRMSSNNEEGPSLHTGGSVAFAKYRRRHKELTGEDLRSDELYLKTHKTKNEKKWICGKSERIWNSVTKNIKEKVGETSTLRNEDGLEVDDGDLERNTTTDGEGEGEETSEDNDCEFVENYTGGATTENLDRSSWTNKKRKNIWSWPQKFFAGRFIEC; encoded by the exons ATGACAAGGGGAAGAGGCATTAAACGTAGTAGGGAAGGTCGTGGGCACATGTCTAATAAAGGAGGAGGAGGCAACCAGCAGCTACCAAACACTTCTCAGGAGGATGTTAGTGAACCATCAACTCCTATGTCTCAACAGATTGGTTCAAACAATGGTATTGTCTCGTCAAATGAAAGTAATTCTCAGCAAATTGTACATACATCTCAAGATGGTAGTGCTCGGAAAACAACTCCTGCTCCTCAAAGTATTGGCAGTCACCAAGAAATTCCTACTTCGATAGATGTTGGTCGTCAACAAGCTCCTTCTTCTCAGAATGTTGGTGCTGAGAAAGCAACTCCCGGACAAACACGATCTTTTGGAAGTAGTAACCCACAAGAAAGACGAGCTACTCTTGGTGGCATAAAATCCTTGAAAGTAAACGGAGATAC ATTATGCCCACATGAGGCCGTTCGGGATGTGTCGTTAGCTTTTAAGAAAAGCTTCACGGGACCATGGCATTGTTGGAGCAAAGTTCCGGAGTATGTACGAGACAAATGGTTCAATGACTTTGAG AAAAGTTATTCTTTTCCTGATGAGGATAAAGTTTTCGTTCGAAAAACTTTTGATCGGgtgggtagtgaaaggttgagtGACAGTTTGggaaaagcaaagagagaattttcaagaacAAAGAAAATACCAAAGTGGATTGCTGAAGTTCATTGGGACGGTTTGATGCGATATTGGAACTCTGACGATTTTAAGAAAATTTCAGCAATCAACAAGAAGAATAGAATGTCATCTAATAATGAAGAAGGTCCTTCCTTACATACTGGCGGATCAGTTGCATTTGCTAAGTACAGAAGACGACAT AAGGAACTAACTGGGGAAGATCTTCGAAGTGATGAATTGTATCTGAAGACTcacaaaacaaaaaatgaaaagaagtgGATCTGTGGGAAGTCGGAAAGGATATGG AATTCAGTTACAAAGAATATTAAGGAGAAGGTTGGTGAAACTTCAACACTAAGGAATGAAGATGGTCTTGAAGTAGATGATGGAGACCTGGAGAGAAACACAACAACAGATGGAGAAGGGGAAGGAGAAGAAACTAGCGAAGACAATGATTGTGAATTTGTTGAAAACTATACCGGAGGAGCAACTACTGAAAACTTGGATAGAAGCAGTTGGACGAACAAAAAAAGgaagaatatatggtcttggCCTCAAAAATTCTTTGCTGGCAGATTCATCGAATGCTAA